One genomic region from Ruficoccus amylovorans encodes:
- a CDS encoding MATE family efflux transporter → MSFLSRLSHESRPTVILAIPLIVGQLSHMLTATADTVMIGRLGVTPLAAATFANTLLYLPLMFAIGLTLAVSIQVSQARGAKDPALARSALRHGLYLSAGTAFITVAGALLALPLLPLFRQPEEVVAAAPAYFILVAVSFMPAMGSMVIKNHADSMNRPWPPLFILLGGVAANVFLNWLLIYGNWGCPAWGLEGAGVATLLARGLTLAALIGWCRWDARLREWVPARWLRPPDWEALRKLWKLGWPSSLQLLAEVSAFVMATLIIGTLGADALASHQVAITCAATVFMVPMGISQAVTVRVGESFGACRFASLRPILAGGWLMGIVFTLFSASAFLLLRHEIAGWFLPESPAQALAAALLLVAVAFQLGDAVQIISVGALRGLGEVRFPAWMSFFCCWFISIPTGWLLAYPAGWGVEGVWWGLTIGLTVMSLTFGVQSWRKTSPSRPVPPYMTPGTESLTL, encoded by the coding sequence ATGAGTTTTCTTTCCAGACTTTCACACGAATCCCGTCCGACGGTCATTCTGGCGATACCGCTCATCGTCGGCCAGCTCAGCCATATGCTGACCGCTACGGCTGACACCGTCATGATCGGCCGACTCGGGGTGACACCGCTGGCGGCGGCGACCTTTGCCAACACGCTGCTGTACCTGCCGCTGATGTTCGCTATCGGACTGACACTGGCCGTATCCATCCAGGTTTCGCAGGCGCGTGGGGCGAAGGATCCGGCGCTGGCCCGCTCGGCGTTGCGGCACGGGCTTTACCTGTCCGCCGGGACGGCTTTTATCACGGTGGCTGGGGCACTGCTAGCCCTGCCGTTGCTGCCGTTATTCCGGCAACCGGAGGAGGTGGTGGCGGCGGCTCCGGCCTACTTTATTTTGGTGGCGGTATCCTTCATGCCCGCGATGGGATCGATGGTGATTAAAAACCACGCTGACTCCATGAACCGGCCTTGGCCACCGCTCTTTATCCTGCTCGGCGGGGTGGCGGCGAACGTCTTTCTCAACTGGCTCCTGATCTATGGCAACTGGGGCTGCCCGGCCTGGGGGCTGGAGGGCGCGGGCGTGGCAACGCTGCTGGCACGGGGCCTGACGCTGGCTGCGCTGATCGGCTGGTGCCGCTGGGACGCCCGTCTGCGCGAGTGGGTGCCCGCCCGCTGGCTGCGCCCCCCGGACTGGGAGGCCCTGCGCAAACTCTGGAAACTGGGCTGGCCCTCCAGCCTGCAACTGTTGGCCGAGGTGAGCGCCTTTGTCATGGCGACACTGATTATCGGCACGCTCGGGGCGGACGCCCTGGCCTCTCACCAGGTGGCCATCACCTGCGCGGCCACGGTTTTCATGGTGCCGATGGGGATTTCCCAGGCGGTCACAGTACGTGTCGGGGAAAGCTTCGGGGCTTGCCGTTTTGCAAGCCTGCGTCCGATCCTGGCCGGTGGCTGGCTGATGGGGATTGTCTTCACGCTCTTCAGTGCGAGCGCTTTCCTGCTGCTGCGCCACGAGATCGCGGGCTGGTTCCTGCCCGAAAGTCCGGCTCAGGCGCTCGCTGCCGCCTTGCTGCTGGTGGCGGTCGCGTTCCAGTTGGGCGATGCCGTGCAGATCATTTCGGTGGGGGCGCTGCGAGGACTCGGTGAGGTGCGGTTCCCCGCCTGGATGTCGTTTTTCTGCTGCTGGTTTATATCGATCCCGACGGGCTGGCTCCTGGCCTACCCGGCAGGGTGGGGAGTCGAGGGTGTCTGGTGGGGGCTGACAATCGGCCTCACCGTGATGTCGCTGACCTTCGGCGTGCAGTCCTGGCGAAAAACCTCCCCGAGTCGCCCTGTGCCGCCGTACATGACACCAGGGACGGAGTCCTTGACCCTGTGA
- a CDS encoding helix-turn-helix domain-containing protein, whose protein sequence is MKQLDPQALCQPETPAPALGRGLAILAALAQDSPQSLESLATRLKLPKASVFRLMATLETLGMVRRTSQKTYEPLWQLQPAADTLTLLRNRLEARMPALCAESRCTIEWYEPGAEGMRLVLQKNPESELCVKVRPGYVRLWGDELEAVARLGYAFYPDAPAPVVMDHYPANGERQPLPLAKVRAQIALARREENAFDPAYNSNAVRRFAIAVIEDGQFAGVLALAEAYHFTQRPGADTRFQQLRDLLA, encoded by the coding sequence ATGAAACAATTAGATCCACAGGCACTTTGCCAGCCCGAAACCCCGGCTCCGGCGCTGGGCCGGGGACTGGCCATCCTGGCCGCGCTGGCGCAGGACTCGCCACAGTCGCTGGAAAGTCTGGCTACGCGCCTGAAGCTGCCCAAAGCCTCGGTTTTCCGGCTGATGGCTACGTTGGAGACGCTGGGCATGGTCCGCCGAACCTCGCAGAAAACCTACGAACCCCTCTGGCAGCTCCAGCCTGCCGCTGACACGCTCACGCTCCTGCGCAACCGCCTGGAGGCACGTATGCCCGCCCTGTGCGCGGAAAGCCGCTGCACCATCGAGTGGTATGAGCCCGGTGCCGAAGGCATGCGCCTCGTGCTCCAGAAAAACCCGGAGAGCGAACTGTGTGTAAAAGTCCGTCCCGGCTACGTCCGCCTCTGGGGGGACGAACTCGAAGCGGTCGCCCGGCTCGGTTACGCCTTTTACCCCGACGCTCCCGCCCCGGTGGTCATGGACCACTACCCCGCCAACGGCGAAAGGCAGCCCCTCCCGCTCGCCAAAGTCCGCGCGCAGATCGCCCTCGCCCGCCGGGAGGAAAACGCCTTCGACCCCGCCTACAACAGCAACGCCGTCCGCCGCTTCGCCATCGCCGTCATTGAAGACGGGCAATTCGCGGGCGTGCTCGCACTGGCCGAGGCCTACCACTTCACCCAACGACCGGGAGCGGATACCCGCTTCCAGCAACTTAGAGACCTGCTCGCCTGA
- a CDS encoding DUF2335 domain-containing protein: MASRLQRQKQKEREKEELNSLNLSQTAEIKQVKQRLSNIEAGLVKIQQTKLTLHSGPLPPPEQTEAYERMHPGFIDRSLKMAEREQELQHRHIKRGQVFEFIDKITIKSIGGVIVLALVGFGIYFVFDGKEKTGLFTLITGALVPIIAAVLKIGMSSERKKPQ, encoded by the coding sequence ATGGCCTCAAGACTTCAGAGACAGAAACAGAAAGAACGAGAAAAGGAAGAGCTGAACAGCTTGAACTTATCTCAGACTGCTGAAATCAAGCAGGTAAAACAGCGTCTTTCAAATATTGAGGCTGGCTTAGTTAAAATACAACAAACTAAGCTCACATTACACAGTGGCCCACTCCCGCCTCCTGAGCAAACAGAGGCATACGAAAGGATGCACCCTGGATTTATTGATCGGTCACTTAAGATGGCTGAGAGAGAACAGGAGCTTCAACATCGCCACATAAAAAGGGGTCAAGTCTTTGAGTTTATCGACAAAATCACGATAAAGTCCATAGGTGGTGTCATCGTTTTGGCGCTCGTAGGATTCGGGATATACTTTGTTTTCGACGGAAAAGAAAAAACAGGCTTATTCACCTTAATTACCGGAGCATTGGTCCCTATTATTGCCGCAGTGTTAAAAATCGGGATGTCATCTGAGAGAAAGAAGCCACAGTAG
- a CDS encoding MFS transporter, which produces MRPDVPFRPDRIPFFYGWVVVGASVMGMVSSMPGQTAGVGPFTEDLLANLDLTRLQLSIAYLGGTVASGLILPRIGRFFDRFGARLTGTLVEIGLGLSLFYMASCSAIYHWLKPGEEPLPYLALAVVMFGFFLIRFLGQGVVAMTSRAMLGKWFNRKRGLASAIAGSVGGVCFAAAPLGLYGAVSWLGWREAWVLMGLVLIFVVSGLCWLFYRDNPEECGLVMDGEPPPPEPTGPTDPEFNIHYEFTAREAIRTYSFWVFTAAFSLISVFMTAVNFHAVDIAREMGREPSNFFRLYLWMTCVSIPSGFVIGWLTGRMRLKPLLVVMGASMTLAAFGLLHLSYGWGVVVYVAGGGLSSSFFGTLMAVVYPRFFGRQHLGAVSGWVMLTMVICSAIAPLLWSVSEELAGSYSPVTWLYGACCAAVAVAAFFADNPQRRLAARNRG; this is translated from the coding sequence ATGCGACCGGACGTGCCGTTCCGGCCGGACCGGATACCGTTCTTTTACGGGTGGGTCGTGGTCGGTGCTTCGGTCATGGGGATGGTCTCAAGCATGCCTGGGCAGACCGCCGGGGTGGGGCCGTTTACCGAAGACCTCCTGGCCAATCTCGACCTGACGCGCCTGCAACTGAGTATCGCCTATCTGGGTGGAACGGTGGCCAGCGGCTTGATTCTGCCCCGGATCGGGCGGTTTTTCGACCGCTTTGGAGCCCGCTTGACCGGGACGCTGGTTGAAATCGGCCTGGGGCTGAGCCTCTTTTATATGGCTTCGTGCTCGGCCATCTACCATTGGCTCAAGCCGGGGGAGGAGCCACTGCCGTACCTGGCACTGGCGGTGGTCATGTTCGGCTTTTTCCTGATCCGGTTTCTGGGGCAGGGCGTGGTGGCGATGACTTCCCGCGCCATGCTGGGCAAGTGGTTCAACCGCAAGCGCGGGCTGGCCAGTGCCATTGCCGGGAGCGTGGGTGGGGTCTGCTTTGCCGCCGCGCCGCTGGGTTTGTACGGCGCGGTCAGTTGGCTGGGCTGGCGGGAGGCCTGGGTGCTCATGGGACTGGTGCTGATTTTTGTCGTTTCCGGGTTGTGTTGGCTGTTCTATCGCGACAACCCCGAGGAGTGCGGCCTGGTCATGGATGGCGAACCGCCCCCGCCGGAGCCGACTGGTCCGACGGATCCGGAGTTCAATATCCACTACGAGTTTACCGCGCGCGAGGCGATCCGCACCTACTCGTTCTGGGTCTTTACGGCGGCTTTCAGCCTGATTTCGGTTTTCATGACCGCGGTGAATTTCCACGCTGTGGACATCGCTAGGGAAATGGGTCGCGAGCCGTCGAATTTTTTCCGGCTCTACCTGTGGATGACCTGCGTGAGTATTCCCTCCGGGTTCGTCATCGGCTGGCTGACGGGGAGAATGCGCCTCAAGCCCTTGCTCGTGGTGATGGGGGCGAGCATGACGCTGGCGGCTTTTGGACTGCTGCACCTCTCGTATGGCTGGGGCGTGGTCGTTTATGTGGCCGGGGGCGGGCTTTCGTCGTCGTTTTTCGGGACGCTGATGGCCGTGGTCTATCCGCGCTTCTTCGGGCGGCAGCACCTGGGCGCGGTCAGCGGCTGGGTCATGTTGACGATGGTGATTTGCAGCGCGATCGCGCCGTTGCTGTGGAGTGTTTCCGAGGAACTGGCGGGAAGTTACTCGCCGGTGACGTGGCTCTACGGCGCTTGCTGTGCGGCTGTGGCGGTGGCGGCGTTTTTCGCGGACAATCCCCAGCGGCGGCTGGCTGCCCGTAACCGCGGGTGA
- a CDS encoding SlyX family protein yields MSSDQERFNDLEARIAYLERHLEQQDREMLKQAERLALLTRELTSLKGRVQGMDDKGMPAQEKPPHY; encoded by the coding sequence ATGTCAAGCGACCAAGAACGGTTCAACGACCTGGAGGCGCGTATCGCCTACCTCGAACGCCACCTGGAACAGCAGGACCGCGAAATGCTCAAGCAGGCTGAACGTCTCGCGCTGCTCACCCGCGAACTGACCTCGCTCAAGGGCCGCGTCCAGGGCATGGACGACAAGGGCATGCCCGCGCAGGAAAAGCCGCCCCACTATTGA
- a CDS encoding Hsp20/alpha crystallin family protein — MNFITRYNPFNEALREFDRLFDLSAPRTGLWGRMLESGPFSNAPATDFYEDADNYYVKAELPGVKKGDVKLEFDKSTLTLSAARTQKQGESEQSFAFNRTVRVPDGVNGEAVKAAFEDGILTVTLPKAEQAKPRQIDVH; from the coding sequence ATGAACTTCATAACCCGTTACAATCCGTTCAACGAAGCGCTCCGCGAATTCGACCGCCTGTTTGACTTGAGTGCGCCGCGCACCGGCCTCTGGGGCCGTATGCTCGAAAGCGGACCCTTCAGCAACGCCCCGGCGACCGACTTCTATGAAGACGCCGACAACTACTACGTGAAGGCCGAACTGCCCGGCGTGAAAAAAGGCGACGTGAAGCTCGAGTTCGACAAGAGCACGCTGACCCTCTCCGCCGCCCGCACGCAAAAGCAGGGCGAGAGTGAGCAGAGCTTTGCCTTCAATCGCACCGTCCGGGTGCCCGACGGCGTCAACGGCGAAGCGGTCAAGGCCGCCTTCGAGGACGGCATCCTAACCGTTACGCTGCCCAAGGCTGAACAGGCCAAACCGCGCCAGATTGACGTTCATTAA
- the hrpB gene encoding ATP-dependent helicase HrpB: MATTRLPIEDLRADLAAALRAGNRVVLSAPTGSGKSTQVPQMLIDEGLVPAGKEVIVLQPRRLAARMLARRVAEERGATLGGEVGFHIRFDRVFGPQTRIKFVTEGILLRMMLTDPELKGVGAIVFDEFHERHLHGDLGIAMIRQLQEKSRPDLLMAVMSATLETGQLSAYLGGCPILKAEGRMFPIEVRYAGAGEASVWERAAQQTAKLVQELPEGDVLIFMPGAYEIRRTVEELQATRGLRECVVLPLHGELPPTEQDAAVARYDTRKIVVATNVAETSLTIDGIRGVVDAGLARVARFDPHRGINTLLIEKISQASAEQRAGRAGRTAPGICLRLWTQKEHEHRPPRELAEIRRVDLAETVLTLKLAGYAELEHFPWFEPPEEKSLARALTLLHDLGALDAAGALTEMGRRMASFPMHPRYARLFLAAQELGCVWHVAVIAALAQGRNLLMPIDNKRRREEREDLLGDTASDFFHLLRAWGMARKQNYNMGFCRQWGIHGGAAREAERGAGQFLRLAQAQGLDTGEGPLDEEAVRRCLLLAFSDQLAKRLDRGTLRCALVHGRKGELRRHSALRDAPLFVAAEIDEIETRGDVTVYLSLATEIDEVWLKEYFPEDFNDSSETFYDPDFKRVECRRLTRFRDLVLASGEGDDPDPDTAARLLAAEIHAGRLPLKSWDNGIERWIARVNFAAAHCPELDIEPLDDEGRLMILEQICHGFVSAKELREVQAHRYVYDWLTQEQRAALETLVPESIELPRRRRAVNIRYEDGRAIISSKLQDFYDTPHKQLTICAGRYPLVVELLAPNGRPAQLTTDLDAFWTTSYEGVKKELRGRYPKHEWR, encoded by the coding sequence ATGGCGACGACACGACTCCCCATCGAAGACCTGCGGGCGGACTTGGCCGCCGCCCTGCGCGCGGGCAACCGCGTGGTACTCTCGGCCCCGACCGGCTCGGGCAAGTCCACCCAGGTCCCGCAGATGCTGATCGACGAGGGGCTGGTCCCTGCCGGGAAGGAAGTCATCGTCCTGCAGCCGCGCCGCCTGGCCGCCCGCATGCTAGCCCGCCGTGTGGCCGAGGAGCGCGGAGCGACGCTTGGCGGGGAGGTCGGTTTTCACATCCGCTTCGACCGGGTGTTCGGGCCGCAGACGCGGATCAAGTTCGTGACCGAGGGCATCCTCCTGCGCATGATGCTGACCGACCCGGAGTTGAAGGGGGTGGGCGCGATTGTCTTTGACGAGTTTCACGAGCGCCACCTGCACGGCGACCTGGGGATCGCCATGATCCGGCAGCTTCAGGAAAAATCCCGTCCCGACCTGCTCATGGCCGTCATGTCCGCCACCCTGGAGACGGGTCAGCTCTCGGCTTACCTCGGCGGTTGTCCCATCCTCAAGGCCGAAGGGCGCATGTTCCCCATCGAGGTCCGCTACGCCGGGGCTGGGGAGGCTTCCGTCTGGGAGCGCGCCGCCCAGCAGACCGCCAAGCTCGTGCAGGAATTGCCCGAGGGGGACGTTTTGATCTTCATGCCCGGCGCTTATGAGATTCGCCGCACGGTGGAGGAGCTTCAGGCCACACGCGGCCTGCGCGAGTGCGTGGTGCTCCCGCTGCACGGCGAGCTTCCCCCGACCGAGCAGGACGCCGCGGTGGCCCGCTACGACACGCGCAAGATCGTGGTTGCCACCAATGTGGCCGAGACTTCGCTCACCATCGACGGTATTCGGGGCGTAGTCGATGCCGGGCTGGCCCGCGTGGCCCGCTTCGATCCGCACCGTGGGATCAACACGCTATTGATTGAAAAAATCAGCCAGGCTTCCGCCGAGCAGCGGGCCGGGCGGGCCGGTCGGACCGCACCGGGGATTTGCCTGCGGCTGTGGACGCAAAAGGAGCACGAGCACCGCCCCCCGCGCGAGCTGGCGGAGATCCGCCGCGTCGATCTGGCCGAGACCGTGCTCACGCTCAAGCTGGCCGGTTACGCCGAGCTGGAGCATTTCCCGTGGTTCGAGCCGCCGGAGGAAAAATCCCTTGCCCGCGCCTTGACTCTGCTCCACGACCTCGGGGCGCTTGACGCGGCCGGTGCGTTGACGGAGATGGGCCGTCGGATGGCTTCTTTTCCCATGCACCCGCGCTACGCCCGGCTCTTTCTGGCCGCGCAGGAGCTGGGCTGCGTCTGGCATGTGGCGGTCATCGCCGCGCTGGCCCAGGGACGAAACCTGCTCATGCCCATCGACAACAAGCGCCGCCGCGAGGAACGGGAGGATTTGCTCGGCGACACCGCTTCGGATTTTTTCCACCTGCTGCGGGCCTGGGGCATGGCCCGCAAGCAGAACTACAACATGGGCTTTTGCCGCCAGTGGGGCATCCACGGAGGAGCCGCCCGCGAGGCCGAGCGCGGGGCCGGGCAATTCCTGCGTCTGGCGCAGGCGCAGGGGCTCGACACGGGCGAGGGACCGCTGGACGAGGAGGCCGTGCGCCGCTGCCTTTTGCTGGCCTTTTCCGACCAGTTGGCCAAGCGCCTCGACCGGGGCACCTTGCGCTGCGCGCTCGTCCACGGGCGCAAGGGTGAACTGCGCCGTCACAGCGCCCTGCGGGACGCGCCGCTTTTCGTGGCCGCCGAGATCGACGAGATCGAGACCCGGGGGGATGTCACCGTGTACCTTTCGCTGGCTACCGAAATCGACGAGGTGTGGCTGAAGGAGTATTTCCCGGAGGACTTCAACGACAGCAGCGAGACTTTTTACGATCCGGACTTCAAGCGGGTGGAATGCCGCCGCCTGACGCGCTTCCGCGACCTCGTGCTGGCCAGTGGCGAGGGCGACGACCCCGATCCGGACACCGCCGCCCGGCTCCTGGCCGCCGAAATCCACGCCGGACGCCTCCCGCTCAAAAGTTGGGATAACGGGATCGAGCGCTGGATCGCCCGGGTGAACTTCGCTGCCGCGCACTGCCCGGAGCTGGACATTGAGCCGCTCGACGATGAAGGCCGCCTGATGATCCTGGAGCAGATTTGCCACGGCTTCGTCAGCGCGAAGGAACTGCGTGAGGTTCAGGCTCATCGTTACGTTTACGACTGGCTGACGCAGGAGCAGCGCGCCGCGCTGGAGACGCTCGTCCCCGAGAGCATTGAGCTGCCGCGCCGCCGCCGGGCCGTCAATATCCGCTACGAGGACGGGCGGGCGATCATTTCGAGCAAGTTGCAGGACTTTTACGACACCCCACACAAGCAGCTCACCATCTGCGCCGGACGCTACCCGCTGGTGGTTGAACTACTAGCCCCCAATGGCCGTCCCGCCCAGCTCACGACCGACCTCGACGCCTTTTGGACCACTTCCTACGAGGGCGTAAAAAAAGAACTCCGCGGCCGCTACCCCAAACACGAATGGCGCTGA
- a CDS encoding rhomboid family intramembrane serine protease — MINATNPYESQPATFSRFPPVVKTLLVANVAVFLLMNFSLQVKIPLMKYCALWPVSNPWIFTTHSGWQSPFAPWQMITYGFMHTGFTHLFFNMFAFWMFGSVIERVWGSKRFAFYYFACVFGAAIAQLFVSYGKGYPTIGASGGVFGLLLAYGMMFPRQKLIFIAFPVEARWFVLGYGVVELIMGVTGTMSGVAHFAHLGGMIFGFLLIQFWLGRFPIKPRPGKLF; from the coding sequence ATGATTAACGCAACCAACCCTTACGAATCGCAGCCCGCGACCTTTTCGCGTTTTCCGCCGGTGGTGAAGACCCTGCTCGTGGCCAACGTGGCCGTTTTCCTGCTGATGAATTTCAGCCTGCAGGTGAAAATTCCACTCATGAAGTACTGTGCCCTGTGGCCGGTTTCCAATCCGTGGATCTTCACTACGCACAGTGGCTGGCAGTCACCCTTCGCCCCGTGGCAGATGATTACCTACGGGTTCATGCACACCGGGTTTACGCACCTGTTTTTCAACATGTTCGCGTTCTGGATGTTCGGCTCGGTCATCGAGCGGGTCTGGGGCTCGAAGCGGTTCGCTTTCTATTACTTTGCCTGCGTTTTCGGGGCGGCCATCGCCCAGCTCTTCGTCTCGTACGGCAAGGGTTATCCGACCATCGGGGCTTCCGGCGGGGTCTTCGGGCTCCTGCTGGCCTACGGGATGATGTTCCCGCGCCAGAAGCTGATCTTCATCGCCTTTCCGGTCGAAGCCCGCTGGTTCGTGCTCGGCTACGGCGTGGTCGAACTCATCATGGGCGTGACCGGCACCATGTCCGGCGTCGCCCACTTCGCCCACCTCGGGGGGATGATCTTCGGCTTCCTGTTGATCCAGTTCTGGCTCGGCCGCTTCCCGATCAAGCCCCGCCCCGGCAAGTTATTTTGA
- a CDS encoding Hsp20/alpha crystallin family protein yields the protein MKCEVEKREDQAPVQTAQQQSWRKPWFTTSESEDGYLVEVYVPGVNKSGVEIAFEEDSLDITARRSDAKTPEGWKALRREIAHEDYHLRLHLNVPVDTSAIKARVEDGVLSIELPKAEEAKPRKIAVS from the coding sequence ATGAAATGCGAAGTTGAAAAACGCGAAGACCAAGCCCCTGTCCAGACCGCCCAGCAGCAGAGCTGGCGCAAACCGTGGTTCACCACCTCGGAATCCGAGGACGGCTACCTTGTGGAGGTTTACGTCCCCGGCGTGAACAAGAGCGGCGTCGAAATCGCCTTCGAGGAAGATTCACTCGACATCACCGCCCGCCGCTCCGACGCGAAAACGCCGGAAGGCTGGAAGGCGCTTCGCCGTGAGATCGCTCACGAGGACTACCACCTGCGCCTGCACCTGAACGTGCCGGTCGATACGTCCGCAATCAAGGCCCGGGTTGAGGATGGCGTCCTCAGCATCGAACTGCCCAAGGCGGAGGAAGCCAAGCCCCGCAAGATCGCGGTGAGCTGA
- the tyrS gene encoding tyrosine--tRNA ligase: MSRLDILKTNAESIIGDEDMMERIRAGKKLKIKLGVDPTRPDLTFGHMVVFNKMKQFQAMGHECILLIGDYTATIGDPSGRSETRPVLTDEEVQQNSETYLDQAFQILDENKTTVRYNSEWFRKMDFSDALSLTRQMTVARMLERDDFAKRYASRTPISIVEFLYPLIQGYDSVMLQADVELGGSDQLFNMLVGRALQKNAGQPEQTVITMPLLVGLDGVKKMSKSLGNYITFNDSAKDMFGKIMSINDETMWDYYRLLLEVDGEALKRHKLEHPMEAKKHLAVSLTAMFHSLDAANHERQQFEQVFSRNKLPDDMPVFSWREIAGEENQLALTEVLSRTKLFPSKKEVRRLIEQGAVKLNEEKADDPFQPIEKPEQEHILQAGKRIFVKIVA; the protein is encoded by the coding sequence ATGAGCAGGTTGGACATTCTGAAAACAAACGCCGAGAGCATCATCGGCGACGAGGACATGATGGAGCGCATCCGCGCCGGCAAAAAGCTGAAGATCAAGCTCGGCGTCGATCCCACGCGCCCCGACCTGACCTTCGGGCACATGGTCGTCTTCAACAAGATGAAGCAGTTCCAGGCCATGGGACACGAGTGCATCCTGCTCATCGGCGACTACACCGCCACCATCGGCGACCCCTCCGGCCGCTCCGAGACCCGCCCCGTCCTCACCGACGAGGAAGTCCAGCAAAATTCCGAGACCTACCTCGACCAGGCGTTCCAGATCCTCGACGAGAACAAGACCACCGTGCGCTACAACAGCGAGTGGTTCCGCAAGATGGACTTTTCCGACGCGCTCAGCCTGACCCGGCAGATGACCGTCGCCCGCATGCTTGAGCGCGACGACTTCGCCAAGCGCTACGCCTCCCGCACGCCCATTTCCATCGTCGAATTTCTCTACCCGCTGATCCAGGGCTACGACTCGGTCATGCTGCAGGCCGACGTGGAGCTCGGCGGCTCCGACCAGCTCTTTAACATGCTCGTCGGACGCGCCCTCCAGAAAAACGCCGGACAGCCGGAGCAGACCGTCATCACCATGCCGCTGCTGGTCGGCCTCGACGGGGTGAAAAAGATGTCCAAAAGCCTGGGCAACTACATCACCTTCAACGACTCGGCCAAGGACATGTTCGGCAAGATCATGTCGATCAACGACGAGACCATGTGGGACTACTACCGCCTGCTGCTCGAAGTGGACGGCGAAGCCCTCAAGCGCCACAAGCTGGAGCACCCGATGGAGGCCAAAAAGCACCTCGCCGTGTCCCTGACCGCGATGTTCCACTCGCTCGACGCCGCCAACCATGAGCGCCAGCAGTTCGAGCAGGTCTTCTCCCGCAACAAGCTGCCCGACGACATGCCGGTCTTCTCCTGGCGCGAGATCGCCGGAGAGGAAAACCAGCTCGCGCTGACCGAAGTCCTTTCCCGCACCAAACTTTTCCCCAGCAAGAAGGAAGTCCGCCGCCTCATCGAACAGGGCGCGGTCAAACTCAACGAGGAAAAAGCCGACGACCCCTTCCAGCCCATCGAAAAGCCTGAACAGGAACACATCCTCCAGGCCGGTAAACGTATATTTGTCAAGATCGTGGCGTAA